One window from the genome of Cyclobacterium amurskyense encodes:
- a CDS encoding DUF5060 domain-containing protein, producing the protein MPRISMICFLFIGFLLVSCGQTPNITGNFKAYQKLTFSWEGPELTEDKSTFLNYRMEMSFTDPDGQQILVPGYFAADGNAGETGAETGKIWRAHLLPLKAGEWEYEVRFLEGENIAIATDNSTASSLAFDKQKGSFTVLPEDRSESGFLGKGKLQYIGEHFLQFSNGDYFFKMGANAPEVLLQYKGFDGTDTDRDYKDHVSDWKEGDLLWQGDKGKGIVGVINYLKEQGINSHYFLLMNAYGDGKAAFPWKGKDDYYLYDVSKLDQWQYLFDYMMQEGLMTQFVLSEQENQSYFEHNEGGDFANSRKVFYRELAARFGYLNAVTWNIGEENGWEKDPTYGKSISSDQRKQFAAYLSDLLPYNELIVVHNGPSTTDAIFEDLLGDSSYTGISFQGNYQNVEHGYGRILHWRNESEAAGHPWVVTYDEPYTSPEFPEVATWRKNSLWASLMAGAAGMEVYIGKGEDLRIQDYRKYTDYWEIMKHAKSFFTESGIPYQQLEPQTSQDANSWVLSANEEVYVVYLREVGEGELNLPAGVFEIQWFDPRTGNWSQNEALKEVSGEGMTALGKAPSDPDLDWVVLLKKKK; encoded by the coding sequence ATGCCTCGTATATCAATGATATGTTTTTTGTTTATAGGTTTTCTTCTTGTTTCCTGTGGACAAACACCAAATATTACCGGGAATTTCAAGGCCTACCAAAAGTTGACCTTTTCATGGGAGGGGCCAGAACTTACTGAAGATAAATCGACATTTTTGAATTACCGGATGGAAATGAGTTTTACGGATCCTGATGGTCAGCAGATCCTTGTTCCAGGTTATTTTGCAGCAGATGGAAATGCTGGTGAAACTGGTGCAGAAACAGGAAAGATCTGGAGAGCGCATTTGTTGCCTCTGAAAGCAGGTGAATGGGAGTATGAAGTCAGATTTTTGGAAGGTGAAAATATAGCCATTGCTACAGACAATTCCACTGCTAGCAGTTTGGCCTTTGACAAGCAAAAAGGAAGTTTTACGGTATTGCCAGAAGATAGGTCCGAGTCTGGATTTTTGGGCAAAGGGAAACTACAGTATATAGGGGAGCACTTCCTTCAATTTAGCAATGGGGATTATTTTTTTAAAATGGGAGCCAATGCTCCTGAAGTACTGCTTCAATACAAAGGTTTTGACGGAACCGACACGGATAGAGATTATAAGGACCATGTCTCTGATTGGAAAGAGGGAGACCTTTTATGGCAAGGAGATAAGGGCAAAGGAATAGTAGGAGTGATCAATTACCTGAAAGAACAAGGAATCAATTCCCATTATTTTTTATTAATGAATGCTTATGGCGATGGCAAGGCGGCTTTTCCATGGAAAGGCAAAGACGATTATTATCTATACGATGTTTCTAAGCTAGATCAGTGGCAATATCTTTTTGATTACATGATGCAAGAAGGGTTGATGACTCAGTTTGTATTGTCAGAACAAGAGAATCAATCTTACTTTGAACACAATGAAGGAGGCGATTTTGCAAACAGTAGAAAGGTCTTTTATAGGGAGTTGGCAGCGAGATTTGGTTATCTCAATGCAGTTACCTGGAATATAGGAGAGGAGAACGGCTGGGAAAAAGACCCCACATATGGAAAGTCGATTAGCTCTGACCAGAGAAAACAATTTGCAGCATACCTAAGTGACTTGCTTCCTTATAATGAATTAATCGTTGTCCATAATGGGCCGTCTACCACGGATGCCATTTTTGAAGATTTGCTGGGGGACTCATCTTATACGGGGATTAGCTTTCAAGGAAATTACCAAAATGTTGAGCATGGTTATGGACGTATTTTGCATTGGCGGAATGAGTCCGAAGCAGCCGGACATCCATGGGTGGTCACCTATGATGAGCCATATACAAGTCCGGAGTTTCCTGAAGTAGCTACCTGGAGGAAGAATTCTCTTTGGGCATCCCTAATGGCCGGAGCTGCTGGAATGGAAGTATATATTGGAAAAGGAGAGGATTTAAGGATTCAGGATTACAGGAAATATACTGACTATTGGGAGATAATGAAGCATGCCAAAAGCTTTTTTACTGAAAGTGGTATTCCCTATCAGCAACTAGAGCCACAAACATCGCAGGATGCCAATAGTTGGGTGCTTTCTGCCAATGAAGAGGTATATGTTGTTTATCTCCGGGAAGTAGGAGAGGGGGAACTCAATTTGCCTGCCGGGGTGTTTGAAATTCAATGGTTCGATCCCAGAACGGGAAATTGGTCCCAGAATGAAGCGCTAAAAGAGGTTTCAGGTGAAGGTATGACGGCTCTGGGAAAAGCTCCAAGCGATCCCGATTTAGATTGGGTAGTTTTGCTAAAAAAGAAGAAATAA
- a CDS encoding M13 family metallopeptidase — MRNLSQITAVTMLVFWTTSSFSQAQETDAAKTQAINKSYMDTSIRPQDDFFRYVNGSWLATTEIPADQGRWGSFLELRELSIAGVKQVMEAAKANISEYPEGSDQYKAIAFYTIGMDSLLAEKRGHKELLPWFDQIDKLKSKKNLQAFIEKIHPAGVSAFFNMYVSSDAKDSDKNALYLRQGGLGLPDRDYYVDESNEKFKEIKAKYEAHISKVFQMLGSSEKEANKLATDVLLLEKKLAAASKTRIEMRDSEGRYNKYSMEELQKATPSLDWSNLTKAFGAHSDEIIISSPDFMLALEEVFSELKPKTWQNYLKWHLVRMASPYLNHDLVQANFDFYGKELQGTEEMRARWKRVLSSAEGAAGEAIGKLYTEEFFPEEAKEKANEMVSNILAAMGNRIQQLDWMSEETKAKAMDKLATFTVKIGYPDTWKSYAALEVNDNVETASYLSNVIAANKFQFKKNMDKLGKEVDRSEWFMTPQTVNAYYNPTYNEIVFPAAILQPPFYNYKADAAVNYGGIGAVIGHEISHGFDDQGSRYSPEGNLENWWKEEDLENFQQRTGQLVAQYDQYEPIEGLKVKGQLTLGENIGDLGGVLVAYDGLQKHLEEHGDPGKIDGFTPSQRFFLSWATVWRTKSREEALRTQIQNDPHSPAQYRANGPLVNVDAFYQAFDVKKGDQMYVAPEERVRIW, encoded by the coding sequence ATGAGAAACCTTAGCCAAATAACAGCGGTGACGATGTTGGTCTTTTGGACAACATCGTCCTTTTCACAAGCGCAAGAAACAGATGCTGCAAAAACCCAGGCCATCAACAAGAGCTATATGGATACTTCCATTCGCCCACAGGATGATTTTTTTCGGTATGTCAATGGAAGTTGGCTGGCTACAACTGAAATCCCTGCCGATCAGGGCAGATGGGGCAGCTTTTTGGAATTGAGAGAGCTAAGCATCGCCGGCGTAAAGCAGGTGATGGAAGCCGCCAAGGCCAATATAAGCGAATACCCCGAAGGCTCAGACCAATACAAAGCCATCGCTTTCTATACCATTGGAATGGATTCACTTTTGGCCGAAAAAAGAGGTCATAAGGAATTGCTACCCTGGTTTGATCAGATTGATAAGTTGAAATCAAAGAAAAACCTACAGGCCTTTATTGAGAAAATCCACCCTGCAGGAGTAAGTGCTTTTTTCAATATGTATGTAAGCTCGGATGCCAAGGACTCTGACAAAAATGCCTTGTACCTAAGACAAGGGGGACTTGGATTGCCTGACAGGGATTATTATGTGGATGAGAGCAACGAAAAATTCAAAGAAATCAAAGCCAAATATGAGGCCCATATTTCCAAAGTTTTTCAAATGCTTGGCAGTTCGGAGAAAGAAGCAAATAAATTGGCTACCGACGTTTTATTACTTGAAAAAAAACTTGCAGCAGCCAGTAAGACGAGAATTGAAATGCGCGACTCTGAGGGCAGGTACAATAAATACTCGATGGAAGAACTCCAGAAAGCCACTCCTTCCTTGGACTGGTCGAATCTAACCAAGGCCTTTGGAGCCCATTCCGATGAAATCATCATCAGCAGTCCTGATTTTATGTTGGCGCTGGAAGAAGTATTTAGCGAACTAAAACCAAAAACCTGGCAAAACTACCTTAAATGGCACTTGGTACGTATGGCTTCTCCCTACCTCAACCATGACTTGGTGCAGGCCAACTTTGATTTTTATGGTAAAGAACTGCAGGGCACAGAGGAAATGAGAGCCAGATGGAAAAGAGTCTTGAGCAGTGCCGAAGGTGCTGCGGGCGAAGCCATTGGTAAATTGTATACTGAAGAATTTTTCCCGGAGGAGGCCAAAGAGAAGGCCAACGAAATGGTCAGCAATATTTTGGCAGCCATGGGCAACAGAATCCAGCAATTGGACTGGATGAGTGAAGAAACCAAGGCTAAAGCCATGGACAAGTTGGCTACTTTCACAGTGAAAATCGGCTATCCTGATACTTGGAAAAGTTATGCGGCCCTGGAGGTAAACGACAATGTAGAAACCGCTTCCTACCTAAGCAATGTGATTGCTGCTAATAAATTCCAGTTCAAAAAAAACATGGATAAACTGGGCAAAGAAGTGGACCGGTCTGAATGGTTTATGACCCCTCAAACGGTAAATGCCTATTACAATCCTACCTACAATGAAATCGTATTTCCTGCAGCCATTCTTCAGCCCCCATTCTACAATTACAAAGCAGATGCCGCTGTAAATTATGGAGGAATAGGTGCTGTCATAGGGCATGAAATCTCACATGGTTTTGATGATCAGGGAAGCCGTTACAGCCCGGAGGGAAATCTGGAAAACTGGTGGAAAGAGGAAGACCTTGAAAACTTCCAACAAAGAACCGGACAGCTCGTCGCTCAGTATGATCAATATGAACCTATAGAAGGACTGAAGGTCAAAGGACAGCTTACCTTGGGAGAAAACATTGGTGACCTAGGTGGTGTATTGGTGGCGTATGACGGATTACAAAAGCATTTGGAAGAGCATGGCGATCCGGGAAAGATTGATGGGTTTACTCCTTCTCAAAGGTTTTTCCTCTCATGGGCGACCGTATGGCGCACCAAAAGCAGAGAAGAAGCACTCCGAACTCAAATACAAAATGATCCCCATTCTCCAGCCCAATACCGCGCCAATGGCCCATTGGTCAATGTGGACGCTTTTTATCAGGCCTTTGATGTCAAAAAAGGGGATCAAATGTATGTCGCACCTGAGGAGAGGGTAAGGATCTGGTAA
- the fdhA gene encoding formaldehyde dehydrogenase, glutathione-independent produces the protein MCKNHGVAYLEPGKVEVQEIDYPKLALGNRKCEHGVILKIVSTNICGSDQHMVRGRTTAPKGLILGHEITGIVIEAGRDVEFIKEGDLVSVPFNIACGRCRNCKEQKTGICLNVNPARPGAAYGYVDMGGWVGGQSEYVMVPYADFNLLKFPDKDQAMDKIRDLTLLSDIFPTGYHGAVTAGVGPGSIVYVAGAGPVGLACAASCHLLGAAVVIVGDMIPERLAQARSFGCETIDLRDKTPLADAIAEITGEPEVDCAVDCVGFEARGHGGDADKEMPATVLNAAMDITRAGGSIGIPGLYVTGDPGASTEAAKEGSLSIRLGLGWAKSCSFHTGQCPVMKYHRSLMNAILYDKIQIAKAVNVQIISLQESVQGYKDFDGGAAKKFVIDPHGMIPN, from the coding sequence ATGTGTAAAAACCACGGTGTGGCTTATTTAGAACCCGGTAAGGTAGAGGTACAAGAAATCGATTACCCTAAATTGGCCTTAGGCAACAGGAAATGTGAACATGGTGTCATTTTAAAAATTGTATCAACCAATATTTGTGGTAGTGACCAGCACATGGTAAGAGGGCGCACCACGGCTCCAAAAGGACTAATCCTAGGTCATGAAATCACTGGAATAGTAATTGAGGCAGGCAGAGATGTGGAGTTTATCAAAGAAGGTGATCTCGTATCCGTTCCCTTCAATATTGCCTGTGGAAGGTGTAGAAACTGTAAAGAACAAAAAACAGGCATTTGTCTTAATGTAAACCCTGCCCGACCAGGCGCAGCTTATGGCTATGTGGACATGGGTGGATGGGTTGGTGGTCAATCTGAATATGTAATGGTTCCCTATGCTGATTTCAATTTATTGAAATTCCCGGACAAAGACCAGGCCATGGACAAGATCAGAGACCTTACCCTACTTTCAGATATCTTTCCTACAGGTTATCATGGAGCCGTAACAGCAGGCGTTGGTCCAGGATCCATCGTATATGTTGCAGGCGCAGGGCCTGTTGGCTTGGCATGTGCAGCTTCTTGCCACCTTTTGGGTGCTGCAGTAGTGATTGTGGGAGACATGATTCCTGAGCGGCTAGCACAAGCCAGGAGCTTTGGTTGTGAAACAATTGACCTTAGGGACAAAACACCACTTGCTGATGCAATTGCTGAAATAACGGGTGAACCGGAAGTGGATTGTGCGGTAGACTGTGTGGGATTTGAGGCCAGAGGGCATGGTGGAGATGCTGACAAAGAAATGCCTGCTACGGTATTGAATGCCGCCATGGACATCACTAGGGCAGGAGGAAGCATCGGTATCCCAGGTTTGTACGTGACAGGTGACCCAGGCGCTTCAACGGAAGCGGCAAAAGAAGGCAGCCTTAGCATCAGATTAGGATTGGGCTGGGCCAAATCCTGTAGCTTTCATACCGGCCAATGTCCTGTTATGAAATACCATCGCTCATTGATGAATGCCATCTTATACGATAAAATTCAAATCGCAAAGGCAGTCAATGTTCAAATAATATCTTTACAGGAGTCTGTTCAAGGGTACAAAGACTTTGACGGAGGTGCCGCCAAGAAATTCGTGATTGATCCACATGGGATGATTCCGAATTGA
- a CDS encoding type II toxin-antitoxin system RelE/ParE family toxin, giving the protein MKLEFQLSRLAINDLENIWEYTFTNWSLRQADNYVKQIMTQINNVCKNPELGRQIFSIKPNHRMIKINAHFIVYQVDGELLKVDRIVHERMDIPNRIG; this is encoded by the coding sequence ATGAAATTGGAATTCCAATTAAGTAGGTTAGCAATTAATGATTTAGAAAACATTTGGGAATATACCTTTACAAACTGGTCTTTAAGACAAGCGGATAATTATGTCAAGCAAATAATGACTCAAATCAATAACGTTTGTAAAAACCCAGAACTTGGAAGGCAAATTTTCAGCATAAAACCTAACCACAGAATGATTAAAATTAATGCTCATTTCATCGTCTATCAAGTAGATGGGGAACTTCTGAAAGTTGACCGAATCGTACATGAAAGAATGGATATTCCGAATAGAATAGGATGA
- a CDS encoding type II toxin-antitoxin system ParD family antitoxin, producing MAKNTSITLGEHFESIIEKSIASGRYASASEVIRAGLRKIEEEEQKITALKEAIEAGENSGYITDFDPKEFLERMHAKHSK from the coding sequence ATGGCAAAAAATACTTCAATTACTCTAGGAGAGCACTTTGAATCCATCATAGAAAAAAGCATTGCTTCTGGAAGGTATGCTTCGGCGAGTGAAGTAATTAGAGCAGGGTTACGAAAAATTGAAGAAGAAGAACAAAAAATAACGGCTTTAAAAGAAGCAATTGAAGCAGGAGAAAATAGTGGCTATATCACTGATTTTGATCCCAAAGAATTTTTAGAAAGAATGCATGCAAAACATTCGAAATGA
- a CDS encoding ATP-binding protein: MMNLIPTEKIIERLRYENPWWITKEIPSTYSSMSRRLYFHLFYSFVLERSIKRALVLMGPRRVGKTVMLFHCIENLLKEGTNPHRLFFIGIDNPIYVNLSLEDVLTLCKDSLSLENLNGCYVFFDEIQYLKDWERHLKVLVDSYPEIKFIVSGSAAAALKWHSTESGAGRFTDFLLPPLTFQEYIHLKKLDHLMFEGEIQYGSKDIKYCLTHDPKALNKEFVHYLNFGGYPEVVLSEKTQGYMGRYVKNDIVDKVLLRDLPSLYGIKDVQELNRFFTYIAYNTGNEFSYETMSRESGIQKDTLKKYLEYLEAAFLIKVLNKVGVNAKRLKRITSFKVYLTNPSLRTALFSPISETDPEMGNMVETAILSQWMHREQLDLTYARWKDGRNEGEVDLVLVDDKNYKPVWGVEIKWSDRYFDKPQELKSLINFCEANSLKSAVITSINHMGMKEIQGLRFTFLPASIYAYNIGEITLKMKTNN; this comes from the coding sequence ATGATGAACCTTATTCCGACAGAAAAGATTATTGAACGTCTTCGATATGAAAATCCATGGTGGATTACCAAAGAGATACCGAGCACCTATAGCTCAATGTCTAGGAGATTATACTTTCATCTCTTTTATTCATTCGTCCTTGAAAGGAGCATTAAGAGGGCTTTAGTTTTAATGGGGCCTAGAAGGGTTGGTAAAACTGTAATGTTATTTCATTGTATAGAAAATTTACTGAAAGAAGGAACGAATCCTCATAGATTATTCTTTATCGGGATTGACAATCCAATTTATGTCAATTTAAGCTTGGAGGATGTTTTAACTTTATGTAAAGATTCTTTAAGCCTTGAAAACCTAAACGGTTGTTACGTCTTCTTTGATGAAATACAATACTTGAAAGATTGGGAAAGACATTTAAAAGTATTGGTTGACTCATATCCGGAAATAAAATTTATCGTTTCTGGCTCCGCAGCAGCAGCTTTGAAATGGCACAGTACGGAAAGTGGTGCGGGTAGATTCACTGATTTCTTGTTGCCTCCATTGACATTTCAGGAATACATACATTTAAAAAAACTAGACCACTTAATGTTTGAAGGGGAGATTCAATATGGGTCCAAGGATATAAAGTATTGCTTAACTCATGATCCTAAAGCATTGAATAAAGAATTTGTCCATTATTTAAATTTTGGTGGATATCCAGAGGTTGTGTTATCTGAAAAAACACAAGGTTACATGGGTAGGTATGTGAAAAATGACATTGTAGACAAAGTGCTACTTAGAGATCTTCCAAGCTTGTACGGAATCAAAGATGTTCAGGAGTTAAACAGATTTTTCACCTACATAGCTTATAATACTGGTAATGAATTTTCATATGAGACCATGTCTAGAGAAAGTGGGATTCAAAAGGATACATTAAAAAAATATCTCGAATATTTAGAAGCAGCATTCTTAATTAAGGTATTAAATAAGGTTGGTGTCAATGCGAAAAGATTAAAAAGAATCACAAGCTTCAAAGTATATCTTACCAACCCATCTCTTCGCACGGCTTTATTTTCCCCTATAAGTGAAACAGACCCAGAAATGGGAAACATGGTTGAAACAGCAATTCTTTCACAATGGATGCATCGAGAGCAACTAGATTTAACTTATGCTAGATGGAAAGACGGCAGAAATGAAGGGGAGGTAGATCTTGTTTTGGTAGATGATAAAAACTATAAACCTGTTTGGGGAGTAGAAATTAAATGGAGTGACCGATATTTCGATAAACCCCAAGAATTGAAAAGTTTAATTAACTTTTGTGAAGCAAATAGCCTTAAATCTGCCGTTATCACTTCAATTAATCATATGGGGATGAAAGAAATACAAGGTTTGAGATTTACTTTTCTTCCCGCTTCGATATATGCATACAATATTGGAGAGATCACACTAAAAATGAAGACAAATAATTAA
- a CDS encoding Fic family protein → MKAFIHQKDNWPAFTWNSNDFLDLLSEARNLQGRLIGKMETLGFDLRNEALLDTLTLDVLKSSEIEGEFLNPNQVRSSIARRLGMEIAGAVESDRNVEGVVEMMLDATQKCFDPITTERLFDWHAALFPTGRSGMYKITVADWRKDTTGPMQVVSGALGKEKVHFQAPDSDLVEKEMTRLIDWFNNSKVDLVVKAAIAHLWFVTIHPFEDGNGRIARALTDMLLARSDKSNQRFYSMSAQIRLERKGYYDILEKTQKGDLNITIWIIWFLNCLINALNATDSVLTRVLFKADFWQKHIDTVMNDRQRKLLNKLMDGFDGKLTSSKWAKIAKCSKDSAVRDINDLIDKGILQKEAAGGRSTNYELKGMGM, encoded by the coding sequence ATGAAAGCTTTTATACATCAAAAAGACAATTGGCCAGCATTTACTTGGAATAGTAATGATTTCTTGGATTTACTTAGTGAGGCAAGAAATTTACAAGGCAGACTTATTGGAAAAATGGAAACATTGGGTTTTGATTTGAGAAATGAGGCCCTACTTGATACCTTAACACTGGATGTATTAAAATCATCGGAAATTGAAGGTGAATTTCTTAACCCAAACCAAGTGCGATCATCAATTGCTCGCAGATTAGGAATGGAAATCGCAGGAGCAGTTGAATCTGATCGGAATGTTGAAGGAGTCGTTGAAATGATGCTTGACGCAACTCAAAAATGCTTTGACCCTATAACGACAGAAAGACTTTTTGATTGGCATGCTGCTTTATTTCCGACAGGAAGAAGTGGGATGTACAAGATTACTGTAGCAGACTGGAGAAAGGATACTACCGGACCAATGCAGGTTGTATCTGGAGCATTGGGGAAAGAAAAAGTACATTTTCAGGCACCTGACTCTGATTTGGTAGAAAAAGAAATGACTCGATTGATAGATTGGTTTAATAATAGTAAAGTTGATTTGGTTGTTAAAGCTGCTATTGCCCACTTATGGTTTGTGACAATTCATCCCTTTGAAGATGGAAACGGAAGGATAGCAAGAGCATTGACAGATATGCTTTTAGCCCGGTCTGATAAAAGTAACCAACGCTTTTATAGTATGTCCGCTCAGATTCGATTAGAAAGAAAGGGGTATTATGATATATTAGAGAAAACACAAAAAGGAGATTTAAATATAACCATATGGATTATCTGGTTTTTAAATTGCTTGATTAATGCTTTAAATGCAACAGATTCTGTTTTGACAAGGGTGTTATTTAAGGCAGACTTTTGGCAAAAACACATTGACACAGTAATGAATGACCGTCAGAGGAAATTATTGAATAAGCTTATGGACGGATTTGATGGAAAACTTACCTCTTCAAAATGGGCTAAGATTGCAAAGTGCTCCAAAGATTCGGCTGTTAGGGATATTAACGATTTAATTGACAAAGGAATCCTACAAAAAGAAGCGGCAGGAGGAAGGAGTACAAATTATGAACTGAAAGGAATGGGGATGTAG
- a CDS encoding AAA family ATPase, whose protein sequence is MMDNNLYLNRLVIYTDEGKIAYDEIFHKGVNIIRGNNSSGKSTISHFIFYALGGAFNDWVKEARKCSVVVAEVELNGATVTIKRQISFNINGIGNKIESIYFFWGSFENSLLISAEWQKFNYDTTENKKSFSNVLFENLNLPIVKGENNITFHQILRLLYVDQDSPTNSLFLYEQFDTSLTRETVSDLLLGVYNQNLYDLQQKLERDQRESDELKSEIKVIKKFIPNLADLIPGNINARISNKEQEIVDLDSLIIEFKENNKKVNYTKKSQLEFQTLSKNAIKQRDVIKDLTNRIRIIQLEIEDTDYFIKALENKLSAVRKSIITRDFLGGFTLVNCPECLSELIPVDSPNHCNLCKQKIDNSVGITQARKIEQEISFQIKESKKLNNIKEKKLIEEKAKYEKENIKLHQIQVSVNQAIKDVRSFREERIDKLYSDRGFIEGELLQLRTLLENAELYQAKKLRLDELESDISFHKYEINRLKNEQERLKKDINKEIEKVGVYLLNNDLKRQKEFFEAKEFNIDYRNNLAFISDKNAKYSASSSFYLKNSARFAIFLTSLSIKRMRYPRFILCDNMEDKGIEFERVHNFQRILIKYLKDFNRETYQVIYTTSFIPKELNNKRYCVGDYYTEENPSLKNV, encoded by the coding sequence ATGATGGATAATAATTTGTATTTAAATAGGTTAGTCATATATACTGACGAAGGAAAAATTGCTTATGATGAAATATTTCATAAAGGGGTAAATATAATAAGAGGAAATAATAGTAGTGGAAAATCTACGATAAGTCATTTTATTTTTTATGCCTTAGGGGGTGCATTTAATGATTGGGTAAAAGAGGCTAGGAAGTGTTCAGTAGTAGTTGCTGAAGTTGAATTAAATGGAGCAACCGTAACTATAAAACGACAAATAAGTTTTAATATTAATGGTATTGGTAATAAAATTGAATCGATTTACTTTTTTTGGGGTTCTTTTGAGAATTCATTGTTAATTTCTGCCGAGTGGCAAAAATTTAACTATGATACAACTGAAAATAAAAAAAGCTTTTCAAATGTTTTATTTGAAAACTTAAACCTTCCAATTGTTAAAGGTGAAAATAATATTACTTTTCATCAAATACTTAGATTATTATATGTTGATCAAGATTCTCCAACTAATTCATTGTTTTTATATGAACAGTTTGATACATCTTTAACCAGAGAAACAGTTTCTGATCTTTTATTGGGTGTCTACAATCAAAATCTTTATGACCTTCAACAAAAATTAGAGAGGGATCAAAGGGAATCAGATGAGTTAAAATCTGAAATAAAAGTCATTAAAAAGTTTATCCCTAATCTAGCTGATTTGATACCGGGGAATATAAACGCAAGAATATCCAATAAAGAACAAGAAATTGTCGATTTAGATTCTTTAATTATTGAATTTAAGGAAAATAATAAGAAGGTAAATTATACAAAAAAGTCTCAATTAGAGTTTCAAACTCTTAGTAAGAATGCAATTAAACAAAGGGATGTAATAAAAGATTTAACTAATCGGATTAGAATAATTCAACTTGAAATAGAGGATACTGATTATTTTATTAAGGCATTAGAAAATAAACTTAGTGCAGTAAGAAAGTCGATAATTACTAGAGATTTTTTAGGTGGTTTTACCTTAGTTAATTGTCCTGAATGTCTTTCTGAACTAATTCCAGTTGACTCACCTAATCATTGCAATTTGTGTAAACAAAAAATTGACAACAGTGTTGGGATTACCCAGGCAAGAAAAATTGAACAAGAAATATCATTTCAGATAAAAGAATCAAAAAAATTAAATAACATTAAAGAAAAAAAACTGATTGAAGAAAAAGCAAAATATGAAAAAGAAAATATCAAACTTCATCAGATTCAGGTAAGTGTTAATCAAGCAATTAAAGATGTAAGATCTTTCAGAGAGGAACGAATAGATAAGTTGTATTCTGATCGTGGCTTTATCGAAGGTGAGCTACTACAACTTAGAACACTGCTTGAAAATGCTGAACTTTATCAAGCTAAAAAATTAAGGCTTGATGAGCTTGAATCAGATATTTCTTTTCATAAATATGAAATAAATAGATTAAAAAATGAACAAGAACGACTTAAAAAAGATATTAATAAAGAAATAGAAAAAGTTGGTGTTTATTTACTTAATAATGATTTGAAAAGACAAAAAGAATTTTTTGAGGCAAAAGAATTTAATATTGATTATCGAAATAATTTAGCCTTTATATCTGATAAAAATGCTAAATATTCAGCCAGTTCTAGTTTTTACCTGAAAAATTCAGCGAGGTTTGCAATTTTTCTTACATCACTTTCTATCAAAAGAATGCGTTATCCAAGGTTTATTTTATGTGATAATATGGAGGATAAAGGTATTGAATTTGAAAGAGTTCATAATTTCCAAAGAATTCTTATTAAATATTTAAAGGATTTCAATAGAGAAACTTATCAAGTCATTTATACAACATCTTTTATACCAAAAGAATTAAATAATAAAAGGTATTGTGTAGGTGATTATTATACTGAAGAAAATCCTAGTTTAAAAAATGTTTAA
- a CDS encoding ABC-three component system middle component 5 has product MIVYQPAYDLYHSVYRLVKLLSFFHRGEFVEIDRLRIWDYYFLYPNRLKYVKLKLEEKDIKELIKNYILRPDNPYELIFDDRKMFEKIRPYQMSAIKYLASIGVINKDYLKENKVTKISEDVFRKINEELETMTVQEDNTLKLLTSHFFLVPLYGKDGLKEKTNLLESRYDG; this is encoded by the coding sequence ATGATAGTTTATCAACCTGCATATGACTTGTATCACTCAGTTTATAGACTTGTGAAATTATTATCTTTTTTTCACCGTGGAGAATTTGTAGAAATTGATAGACTTCGGATATGGGATTACTATTTTCTGTATCCAAATAGGTTAAAGTATGTAAAATTGAAGTTAGAAGAGAAAGATATAAAAGAACTAATTAAAAACTATATCTTAAGACCTGACAATCCTTACGAATTGATTTTCGACGATAGAAAAATGTTCGAGAAAATTAGACCATACCAAATGAGTGCAATTAAATATTTAGCTTCAATTGGCGTTATAAATAAAGATTACCTTAAAGAAAATAAGGTTACTAAAATTTCTGAGGATGTTTTTAGGAAAATTAACGAAGAACTCGAAACCATGACTGTTCAAGAAGATAATACTCTTAAACTCTTAACTTCACACTTTTTTTTAGTTCCTCTTTACGGAAAAGATGGTTTAAAAGAAAAGACTAACTTGCTAGAAAGTAGGTATGATGGATAA